One Pieris rapae chromosome 7, ilPieRapa1.1, whole genome shotgun sequence genomic window carries:
- the LOC111000594 gene encoding uncharacterized protein LOC111000594 isoform X2, with translation MVIDSYTENNITASMVPSSPSNNHYWLGLATVDDLRTNTLESAAGGLVSQYAGFWDLRQPHPKDGECVDVHVTAERQSWELTTCETLLPFMCKASACPEGTFHCSNGKCINAAFKCDKQDDCGDASDEMDCSSECHFYMASSGDVVESPNYPHKYPAFSECKWTLEGPQGQNIVLQFQDFETEKSFDTVQILVGGRTEDKSVNLATLSGKQDLATKLYVSASNFMIIKFSSDGSVERKGFRASWKTESSNCGGLLRATPQGQVLTSPGYPNNYPGGLECMYIIEAQPGRIVSLEIEDLDLEMNRDYIVVKDGNLPSSPVLARLTGPGDENEKVVISTTNHLYMYFRTSLGDSRKGFNMRYSQGCRVNIIASNGTFTSPAYGLSNYPNNQECMYRIKNPNGGPLSLKFDEFLIHPSDVVQVFDGSSTSGLRLHSENGFTVKPRITLTASSGEMLVRFVSDALHNSAGWKATFSADCPPLKSGVGALASNRDTSFGTTITFSCPIGQEFATGKSRITTQCLAGGNWSTTYIPSCQEVYCGPVPQIDNGFSIGSTNVTYRGVATYQCYAGFAFPTGQPIERISCLSDGRWERTPTCLASQCSVLPEVPHANVTILNGGGRSYGTIVRYECEPGYVRSGQPVLLCMSNGTWSGDVPTCSKALCSKFPEIANGLIVDQSRIYMFGDEARVQCFKGYKLNGPSVLRCGANQQFNAAPTCEDINECQSSQCDTASTECKNTQGGFYCPCKPGFSPSLDCRPVGDLGLINGAIPDESITTSTPEEGYYKGMIRLNNGGGWCGNNLEAGANWILIDLRAPTIVRGFRTMSVMRADANIAFTSAIRIQYSNNLTDVFKDYTNPDGTAVEFRILEPTLSVLNLPMPIEAQYVRFRIQDYVGAPCLKLEIMGCARLDCLDINECNENNGGCDQKCINTPGNFSCNCNIGYELYSSNGTAGFAIEKSETGERDGDTYQRNKSCVPVMCPPLAAPENGLLLSTKSSYHFGDIVEFQCDFGYVMSGFSSLLCTSSGTWNGTTPECQYARCVTLSGDKNDGLEVIRNDQESVLVPYRDNVTITCTSPGRQLRNTVTSSFRQCVYDPKPGLPDYWLSGAQPQCPRKDCGVPMPTPGAEYGQYLDTRYQSSFFFGCQNTFKLAGQTSKHDNVVRCQANGVWDFGDLRCEGPVCEDPGRPADGFQVAKSYEQGSEVLFGCSKPGYILINPRPITCIREPECKIIKPLGLASGRIPDSAINATSERPNYEAKNIRLNSVTGWCGKQEAFTYVSVDLGKVYRVKAILVKGVVTSDIVGRPTEIRFFYKQAENENYVVYFPNFNLTMRDPGNYGELAMITLPKYVQARFVILGIVSFMDNACLKFELMGCEEAAVEPLLGYDYGYSPCVDNEPPVFQNCPQHPIVVQTDVNGGLLPVNFTEPTAVDNTGAIARLEVTPQHFKTPIQVFHNMVVRYVAFDFDGNVAICEVNITVPDYTPPKLSCPQSYVIELVDKQDSYAVNFNETRKRINATDASGEVSLKFIPERAVIPIRGYENVTVVATDKYGNKAQCYFQVSVQATPCVDWELMPPANGALNCLPGDRGIQCIATCSPGFRFTDGEPVKTFVCETKRQWTPTAVVPDCVSENTQQAAYHVVASVQYRALGAVSNACLPQYKDLLAQYDNILNERLSQRCSAVNVNINVTFIKAMPSLLDENVVKMDFVLAIIPAIRQTQLYDLCGSTLNLIFDLSVPYASALIEPVLNVSSIGNQCPPLRAIRSSISRGFTCSVGEVLNMDTNDVPRCLHCPAGTFAGEKQKSCTMCPRGFFQNQARQGSCLKCPQDTFTREEGSKGLSDCVPVCGYGTYSPTGLVPCLECPRNSYTPEPPLGGFKDCQACPVNTYTYQPAASGRDKCRAKCAPGTYSPTGLAPCSQCPRNFYQNLIGQSLCMECPTNMKTVGTGATGLEECIPVECSNSACQHGGLCVPKGHGVQCYCPAGFSGRRCEIDIDECASQPCYNGGTCIDLPQGYRCSCPTGYGGINCQEERSDCRNDTCPERAMCKDEPGYNNFTCLCRSGYTGIDCDITIDPCSANGNPCKNGASCSALQQGRYKCECLPGWEGQLCEINTDDCLEKPCLLGAPCTDLVNDFSCFCPPGFTGKRCHEKIDLCSNEPCKHGVCVDKLFVHKCICDPGWTGPSCDININECVISACENGGRCIDGIDDFTCSCEAGYTGKRCQHTIDDCASDPCQNGATCVDQLDGFICKCRPGFIGLQCESEIDECLTEPCSPIGTEKCVDLDNKYKCQCREGFTGEMCEINIDDCESNPCFNGGSCKDDVGDYKCVCPSGWTGKRCEKDIGTCVNLPCQNNAKCIDLFQDFFCVCPSGTDGKQCETAPERCIGSPCMHGGKCQDFGSGLNCTCSQDYTGVGCQYEYDACEAGLCQNGATCVDEGEGYSCTCTPGFTGKNCDEDIIDCKENSCPPSATCIDLPGRFYCQCPFNVTGDDCRKTISVDYDMYFSDPLRSSAAQVVPIDTGSADSLTIAMWVQYTQQDEGGIFFSAYGVSNSHIALNRRTIIQIHSSGVQVSIFPELQDVYLSFGEFATVNDGQWHHVALVWDGNNGGELTLITEGLIASKFEGYGSGRNLPQYMWVTLGKPQSDNPKAYTESGFQGYLTKVQIWNRALDVTNEVQKQVRDCRSEPVLYSNLVLTWAGYDDIVGGVERIVPSHCGQRVCPNGFGGPKCQQLQVDKEPPRADRCPGDLWVIAKNGSTLVNWDTPVFSDNIGVVKVVEKSGHKPGHNLAWGSYDIAYIAYDAAGNAATCTFKVTVLSEFCPPLPDPLGGYQSCRDWGAGGQFKVCDIACREGLKFSQPVPPFYTCGAEGFWRPTNDPTLPLVYPACSPASPAQRVFKISMLFPSSVLCNDAGQGVLRQKVRSAINQLNRDWNFCSYAVDGTRECKELDINVKCDHRGNVRQTRQISTQPSVKTEDTYVLDAIIPVEETRSNREGRQAGDTYSIEISFPAINDPVIHNGNNERSTVKKLLEKLILEDEQFDVRSILPNTVPDPASLKLESDYACPMGQVVTAPDCVACAVGTYLDAASDTCQPCPSGTYQSESGQLQCTSCPSIAGQPGVTQATGARSAADCKERCAAGKYYDAEAELCRPCGHGSYQPREGAFACIACPRGQTTRATEAVSAAECRDDCPSGEQLSNEGGCEPCPRGTWRASGAGAACVSCPSGTTTPQVGAASPDQCSLPVCKPGTFLNVTLNTCILCKKGTYQSETQQTTCIDCPINTSTKEAGAVSLTDCTNPCDMNGPEMHCDLNAYCLLVQETNEFKCQCKPGFNGTGKVCTDVCIDFCDNGGECVKDARGEPSCRCAGSFTGRHCREKSEFAYIASGVAGGVIFIIFLVLLVWMICVRSSKKREPKKTLTPAIDQNGSQVNFYYGAHTPYAESIAPSHHSTYAHYYDDEEDGWEMPNFYNETYMKESLHNGMNGKMNSLARSNASIYGTKEDLYDRLKRHAYPDKSDSDSEGQ, from the exons GCGCATGCCCCGAAG GAACATTCCATTGCTCGAACGGAAAATGTATAAATGCTGCATTTAAATGTGATAAGCAAGATGATTGTGGTGATGCATCTGATGAAATGGATTGTTCTTCGGAATGCCACTTTTATATGGCAAGTAGTGGAGATGTTGTTGAAAGTCCTAATTACCCACACAAGTATCCAGCTTTTAGTGAGTGCAAATGGACACTCGAGGGCCCCCAAGGTCAAAATATCGTATTGCAGTTCCAAGATTTTGAAACTGAAAAGTCTTTTGATACTGTTCAAATCTTAGTAGGCGGTCGCACCGAAGATAAATCTGTTAACCTAGCTACTCTATCAGGCAAGCAAGATTTAGCGACTAAGCTATATGTGTCCGCTTCTAACTTCATGATTATCAAATTTAGTTCTGACGGTTCCGTGGAAAGAAAGGGTTTTAGAGCGTCTTGGAAAACTGAATCGTCTAACTGTGGAGGCCTTTTAAGAGCAACACCACAAGGTCAAGTTTTGACCTCACCTGGATATCCAAACAATTACCCTGGCGGCTTAGAGTGCATGTATATTATTGAAGCGCAGCCGGGCAGAATAGTCTCATTAGAAATAGAAGACTTGGATTTAGAAATGAACAGAGACTACATTGTTGTTAAAGATGGTAATTTACCATCTAGCCCAGTTCTTGCTCGACTCACGGGACCAGGAGACGAAAACGAAAAAGTTGTTATATCAACAACAAACCACTTGTACATGTATTTCCGCACGAGCCTTGGTGATTCAAGAAAAGGTTTCAATATGCGTTACTCCCAAGGTTGTAGAGTTAATATCATTGCCTCCAACGGTACATTCACATCACCAGCTTATGGTCTGAGTAACTACCCAAACAACCAAGAATGTATGTACAGAATCAAAAACCCCAACGGAGGTCCGCTTTCACTGAAGTTTGATGAATTTCTTATTCATCCCTCTGACGTCGTTCAAGTGTTTGATGGATCAAGTACGAGTGGCCTAAGATTACATTCGGAGAATGGATTCACTGTCAAACCTCGAATAACTTTAACTGCTTCAAGTGGAGAAATGTTGGTACGATTCGTTTCTGATGCACTACATAACAGTGCTGGCTGGAAGGCTACGTTTTCTGCTG ATTGCCCGCCTTTAAAATCCGGAGTTGGCGCATTAGCATCTAACAGAGATACATCATTTGGTACCACAATAACGTTTTCTTGTCCTATTGGCCAAGAGTTTGCTACGGGTAAATCACGTATCACAACTCAATGTTTAGCTGGTGGCAATTGGTCAACAACTTATATCCCAAGCTGTcaag AGGTCTACTGTGGTCCCGTCCCGCAAATAGATAATGGATTTTCAATAGGCTCAACTAATGTAACTTACCGCGGCGTGGCTACATATCAATGCTATGCAGGATTCGCTTTCCCAACCGGACAACCGATCGAAAGAATTTCCTGTTTATCGGACGGTCGGTGGGAAAGAACACCAACATGTTtag ctTCACAATGCTCGGTTCTACCTGAGGTTCCGCATGCCAATGTCACAATTTTAAACGGCGGTGGACGCAGCTACGGTACAATTGTGCGGTATGAATGTGAGCCAGGCTACGTAAGATCTGGTCAACCAGTTCTCCTTTGCATGAGCAATGGAACCTGGTCAGGAGATGTTCCAACATGTTCAAAAGCTTTGTGCTCAAAATTCCCAGAAATTGCCAACGGACTTATTGTAGATCAAAGCAGAATTTACATGTTTGGGGATGAGGCTCGAGTACAATGTTTCAAAG GCTATAAACTTAATGGTCCAAGTGTATTACGATGCGGAGCAAATCAACAATTCAATGCTGCCCCAACCTGTGAAGATATCAATGAATGCCAGAGCAGTCAATGCGACACAGCATCAACTGAATGTAAAAATACTCAAGGTGGTTTCTACTGCCCATGCAAGCCGGGTTTCTCACCCAGCTTAGACTGCAGACCGGTTGGTGATCTAGGTTTAATTAATGGTGCTATACCAGACGAGTCCATTACGACCTCTACACCAGAAGAAGGATATTACAAAGGG atgatTCGATTAAACAATGGAGGTGGTTGGTGCGGTAATAACCTAGAAGCGGGTGCAAACTGGATACTCATTGACTTACGGGCACCAACAATTGTCAGGGGCTTCCGTACAATGAGCGTTATGAGAGCTGACGCCAACATAGCATTTACGTCTGCAATCAGAATACAGTACAGCAATAATTTGACCGATGTTTTCAAAGATTATACAAATCCCGACGGAACAGCTGTTGAGTTTAGAATTTTAGAACCCACACTCTCCGTTCTGAACTTGCCAATGCCGATCGAAGCTCAATATGTACGGTTCAGAATTCAAGATTACGTAGGAGCACCATGTCTTAAACTGGAAATTATGGGATGCGCTCGACTTGACTGTTTAGATATAAATGagtgtaatgaaaataatggaGGTTGTgatcaaaaatgtataaacac ACCCGGCAACTTTTCCTGTAACTGTAATATTGGATACGAACTTTACTCTTCCAATGGCACTGCTGGCTTTGCTATTGAGAAATCGGAAACTGGAGAAAGGGATGGCGATACttatcaaagaaataaatcttGTGTTCCTGTTATGTGTCCACCTTTAGCCGCTCCCGAAAACGGACTTTTATTATCTACAAAGAGTTCTTACCACTTCGGCGACATTGTTGAATTCCAATGTGATTTCGGATATGTTATGTCTGGCTTCTCTTCGCTTCTTTGTACTTCCAGTGGTACTTGGAATGGAACTACTCCAGAATGCCAAT ATGCTCGTTGTGTAACACTGTCAGGCGATAAGAATGATGGACTTGAAGTAATCAGAAATGATCAAGAAAGTGTTTTAGTACCTTACAGAGATAATGTAACGATAACGTGTACTTCTCCTGGTCGTCAGTTAAGAAACACAGTGACTTCGTCGTTTAGACAGTGTGTCTATGATCCGAAACCG GGACTTCCCGACTACTGGTTATCTGGGGCACAGCCTCAATGTCCTCGTAAAGACTGTGGCGTACCAATGCCTACACCTGGTGCTGAATACGGACAATACTTAGACACCCGTTACCAGAGCTCATTCTTCTTTGGCTGTCAGAATACCTTCAAACTTGCTGGACAAACCAGCAAACATGACAACGTAGTAAGATGTCAAGCTAATGGGGTTTGGGACTTTGGAGACTTAAGGTGTGAGGGACCCGTTTGTGAGGATCCTGGCAGACCGGCCGATGGATTCCAAGTAGCTAAAAGCTATGAACAAGGATCAGAAGTTTTGTTTGGATGCTCAAAACctggatatattttaattaatccaaGACCTATCACGTGTATACGAGAACcagaatgtaaaataataaaaccccTCGGCCTGGCCTCGGGAAGGATTCCGGATTCAGCCATTAACGCTACATCTGAAAGGCCAAATTATGAAGCGAAAAATATAAGGCTCAACTCCGTTACTGGTTGGTGTGGTAAACAAGAAGCTTTCACCTACGTTAGTGTTGATTTGGGTAAAGTGTACAGAGTGAAAGCGATATTGGTCAAAGGTGTAGTCACTTCAGATATTGTGGGCCGACCTACTGAAATAAGGTTCTTCTACAAACAAGCAGAAAACGAAAACTATGTTGTGTATTTCCCGAACTTTAATTTGACCATGAGAGATCCCGGAAACTATGGTGAATTGGCAATGATTACTCTACCTAAATACGTGCAAGCTCGTTTTGTCATTTTGGGTATAGTGAGCTTTATGGACAATGCTTgcttgaaatttgaattaatggGTTGTGAAGAAGCAGCCGTGGAGCCTTTATTGGGTTATGATTACGGTTATTCACCTTGCGTcg aTAACGAGCCACCGGTATTCCAAAACTGCCCGCAACATCCAATCGTAGTACAAACAGATGTCAACGGTGGTCTTCTTCCTGTAAACTTTACTGAACCGACTGCCGTAGATAACACTGGTGCAATAGCCAGATTAGAAGTCACTCCTCAACATTTCAAAACACCAATTCAAGTTTTCCATAATATGGTCGTCAGATACGTCGCTTTTGACTTTGATGGCAACGTCGCTATATGCGAAGTAAATATCACTGTACCGGACTATACACCACCGAAACTAAGTTGTCCACAATCGTACGTCATCGAACTTGTTGACAAACAAGATAGCTATGCAGTCAACTTTAACGAAACCAGAAAACGAATTAACGCAACTGATGCCTCTGGAGAAGTTTCCCTAAAGTTTATTCCGGAGAGGGCTGTTATACCCATACGTGGTTATGAAAATGTTACCGTCGTCGCTACGGACAAATACGGCAACAAAGCACAATGTTACTTCCAA GTGTCGGTTCAAGCTACACCATGTGTTGATTGGGAGTTGATGCCACCAGCAAATGGCGCTCTTAACTGTCTTCCTGGTGATAGAGGAATTCAATGTATCGCAACGTGCAGCCCCGGCTTTAGGTTTACCGATGGCGAACCAGTTAAGACATTCGTTTGCGAAACAAAAAGGCAATGGACACCCACCGCTGTAGTACCAGATTGCGTTTCAGAAA ATACTCAACAAGCTGCGTATCACGTTGTTGCTAGTGTACAGTACAGGGCACTTGGAGCAGTATCAAATGCATGCTTACCCCAATACAAAGACCTTCTAGCTCAATATGATAATATCCTAAATGAGAGATTGTCGCAACGCTGTTCTGCAGTTAACGTCAATATAAacgtaacatttattaaagccATGCCTAGTCTTCTGGATGAGAATGTCGTGAAAATGGATTTCGTTTTAGCTATTATACCAGCTATAAGACAAACGCAGCTCTATGATCTTTGTGGATCAACACTAAATCTCATATTCGATTTATCGGTTCCATACGCAAGTGCTCTTATAGAGCCTGTCCTGAATGTTTCTTCTATTGGCAACCAATGTCCTCCACTCCGAGCTATTAGAAGTTCAATATCGAGAGGATTTACTTGTAGTGTTGGAGAGGTACTAAACATGGATACGAACGATGTTCCACGATGCT tgCACTGTCCTGCTGGTACGTTTGCTGGCGAGAAGCAAAAGAGCTGTACAATGTGTCCTCGAGGATTCTTCCAAAATCAAGCACGACAAGGGTCATGTCTTAAATGTCCTCAAGATACATTCACCAGGGAAGAAGGCTCGAAAGGTCTATCAGATTGCGTACCTGTCTGTGGATACGGTACATATTCACCGACGGGACTAGTTCCTTGTTTGGAATGTCCGAGAAACAGCTACACACCCGAACCTCCCCTAGGAGGTTTTAAAGACTGCCAGGCTTGTCCTGTGAACACATATACCTACCAACCGGCTGCATCTGGTAGGGATAAATGCAGAGCTAAATGTGCCCCAGGAACTTATTCGCCAACTGGTTTAGCACCATGCTCTCAATGTCCAAGAAATTTCTACCAGAATTTAATAGGACAATCTCTTTGTATGGAATGTCCAACAAACATGAAAACTGTAGGAACCGGCGCAACTGGCTTAGAAGAATGTATACCTGTTGAATGTTCAAACAGCGCTTGTCAACATGGTGGTTTGTGTGTACCTAAAGGTCATGGTGTACAATGTTACTGTCCAGCCGGATTTTCGGGACGTAGATGTGAAATTGACATCGATGAATGTGCTAGTCAACCTTGCTATAATGGTGGAACTTGTATTGACTTACCGCAAGGATATCGATGCTCTTGTCCAACTGGATATGGCGGAATTAATTGTCAAGAGGAAAGATCTGACTGCAGAAATGATACTTGTCCAGAACGTGCTATGTGCAAGGACGAACCGGGATACAATAACTTTACATGCCTGTGTCGATCCGGCTACACTGGTATTGATTGTGATATCACG atcGATCCTTGTTCCGCAAATGGAAATCCTTGTAAAAATGGTGCTTCGTGTTCCGCGTTGCAACAAGGCAGATACAAATGCGAATGCCTTCCTGGGTGGGAAGGACAGCTTTGTGAAATCAACACAGATGATTGTTTGGAGAAGCCATGCCTTCTAGGAGCTCCTTGTACTGATTTAGTCAATGATTTTAGTTGCTTCTGCCCACCAGGATTTACAGGAAAACGCTGTCATGAAAAGATTGACTTATGTTCTAACGAACCATGTAAGCACGGAGTCTGTGTCGATAAACTCttcgttcataaatgtatttgcGATCCAGGCTGGACGGGACCTTCCTGTGATATTAACATTAACGAATGTGTTATATCTGCTTGCGAGAACGGCGGTCGATGTATTGATGGAATAGATGACTTTACGTGCAGTTGTGAAGCTGGATATACTGGAAAACGTTGTCAACATACAATTGATGACTGTGCATCTGATCCTTGCCAAAACGGTGCAACTTGTGTGGATCAATTAGACGGATTCATATGTAAATGCCGACCAGGATTCATAGGATTGCAATGTGAGAGTGAAATTGATGAATGCTTAACTGAGCCGTGCAGTCCAATTGGAACGGAGAAGTGCGTTGATCTcgacaataaatataagtgcCAATGTCGTGAAGGATTTACTGGAGAAATGTGTGAGATAAACATTGATGACTGTGAGTCAAATCCATGCTTTAATGGCGGATCATGCAAAGATGATGTCGGAGACTACAAATGCGTCTGTCCTTCGGGTTGGACCGGAAAACGTTGTGAAAAGGATATAGGAACTTGTGTCAACCTACCTTGTCAAAATAACGCTAAATGTATTGATTTATTCCAGGACTTCTTCTGTGT atgcCCCAGCGGAACTGATGGAAAGCAATGTGAGACTGCCCCAGAGCGCTGCATTGGAAGCCCATGTATGCATGGTGGCAAATGTCAAGATTTCGGTTCAGGATTAAACTGTACATGCTCCCAAGATTACACAGGCGTTGGATGTCAATATGAGTATGACGCTTGCGAGGCTGGGTTATGTCAGAACGGAGCGACGTGCGTTGATGAGGGTGAAGGCTATTCCTGTACGTGCACACCAGGATTTACAGGAAAAAATTGTGACGAAGATATCATTGACTGTAAAGAAAATTCATGCCCACCTTCGGCGACATGTATCGATTTGCCTGGACGTTTTTACTGTCAGTGTCCATTTAATGTAACGGGAGATGATTGCAGAAAAA CAATAAGCGTGGACTATGATATGTACTTCAGCGATCCTTTACGTTCGAGTGCAGCTCAAGTAGTACCAATAGACACGGGATCAGCTGATAGTCTGACTATAGCCATGTGGGTACAATATACACAGCAAGATGAAGGTGGAATCTTCTTCAGCGCCTACGGAGTGAG TAACTCACACATTGCTCTTAATAGACgaacaataattcaaatacacTCTAGCGGTGTTCAAGTATCGATATTCCCAGAGTTACAAGATGTTTATCTCAGTTTTGGTGAATTCGCAACTGTAAATGATGGCCAGTGGCACCATGTTGCCTTGGTGTGGGATGGAAATAATGGTGGAGAACTAACACTCATTACAGAAGGATTAATCGCTAGTAAATTTGAAGGATATGGTAGTGGACGAAACTTGCCCCAATA CATGTGGGTGACTCTAGGAAAACCTCAATCAGACAATCCAAAAGCATACACCGAGTCTGGCTTCCAAGGATACCTGACTAAAGTACAAATCTGGAACCGAGCACTTGATGTAACAAATGAAGTACAAAAACAAGTCCGTGATTGCAGATCGGAACCAGTTCTATACAGTAATTTGGTTCTGACATGGGCTGGATATGATGATATAGTAGGAGGAGTTGAAAGAATAGTTCCATCTCATTGTGGACAGAGGGTATGTCCAAACGGTTTTGGTGGGCCAAAATGTCAACAACTCCAAGTAGACAAAGAACCTCCCAGAGCTGATCGCTGCCCGGGAGACTTATGGGTTATTGCTAAGAACGGATCTACTTTAGTTAATTGGGATACGCCCGTGTTCAGTGACAATATAGGTGTAGTGAAAGTAGTTGAAAAGTCAGGACATAAACCAGGCCATAATTTGGCATGGGGATCCTATGATATCGCATACATTGCGTACGACGCCGCTGGCAATGCCGCTACTTGTACATTCAAAGTAACTGTTTTGT CGGAATTCTGTCCTCCTCTCCCGGATCCTTTGGGTGGTTACCAGTCTTGCCGCGATTGGGGCGCTGGTGGGCAGTTCAAGGTGTGCGACATAGCGTGTCGTGAAGGACTCAAATTCTCACAACCCGTGCCACCGTTCTACACTTGTGGTGCTGAAGGCTTCTGGCGACCCACAAATGACCCAACACTTCCGCTCGTATACCCAGCATGTTCtc CTGCCTCGCCCGCGCAACGTGTCTTCAAGATTTCGATGCTTTTCCCAAGTTCGGTCCTCTGTAACGACGCAGGCCAGGGAGTGCTGAGGCAAAAGGTGCGCAGTGCCATTAACCAACTCAACAGGGACTGGAACTTCTGTTCCTATGCAGTAGATG GAACACGGGAATGCAAAGAACTAGATATCAACGTGAAATGTGATCACCGTGGCAATGTGCGACAAACTCGACAGATATCCACTCAACCATCAGTCAAAACTGAAGATACTTATGTTCTGGATGCCATCATCCCGGTTGAAGA GACTCGAAGCAACCGAGAGGGACGGCAAGCTGGTGACACGTATAGCATCGAGATCTCGTTCCCGGCCATAAA CGACCCGGTTATCCACAACGGTAACAACGAGAGATCGACGGTTAAAAAACTATTGGAGAAATTGATTCTGGAAGACGAACAGTTTGATGTTCGAAGTATATTACCGAATACAGTGCCAGACCCGGCTAGTTTGAAATTGGAATCCGACTACGCGTGTCCAATGGGACAGGTTGTTACGGCTCCCGATTGTG TCGCGTGCGCCGTGGGTACATACCTTGACGCAGCAAGTGATACGTGTCAGCCTTGTCCATCTGGAACTTATCAATCAGAATCCGGGCAGCTGCAATGTACCTCGTGTCCTTCGATCGCCGGTCAACCAGGCGTCACCCAAGCAACTGGAGCCAGAAGTGCCGCAGATTGTAAAG AGAGGTGCGCAGCCGGGAAATACTACGACGCTGAGGCAGAATTATGCAGGCCTTGCGGTCACGGCTCGTACCAGCCGAGAGAGGGTGCTTTTGCGTGTATCGCTTGTCCCAGGGGACAAACTACAAGAGCGACGGAAGCTGTGTCCGCAGCTGAATGTCGGGATGATTGTCCTTCAG GCGAACAGCTAAGCAACGAAGGTGGCTGTGAGCCATGTCCTCGCGGCACCTGGAGGGCAAGCGGCGCGGGAGCGGCCTGTGTGTCATGTCCCTCTGGCACCACAACTCCACAAGTCGGTGCCGCTTCTCCTGACCAATGCTCACTGCCTGTCTGTAAACCTG GTACATTCCTAAACGTAACTCTCAACACCTGCATTCTCTGCAAGAAGGGAACTTACCAGTCTGAGACCCAACAAACAACTTGTATCGATTGTCCAATCAACACCAGCACCAAGGAGGCAGGCGCT GTATCACTAACGGATTGCACAAATCCATGTGACATGAATGGACCGGAAATGCATTGTGACCTTAACGCGTATTGCCTGCTCGTACAGGAAACCAATGAGTTCAAGTGCCAATGTAAGCCTGGATTCAACGGAACTGGAAAAGTTTGTAcag ATGTATGTATCGACTTCTGCGACAACGGTGGTGAATGTGTAAAGGATGCAAGAGGAGAGCCGTCGTGCAGATGCGCGGGTTCATTCACAGGCAGACACTGCCGAGAGAAGAGCGAGTTCGCGTACATTGCTAGTGGAGTTGCAGGAGGCGTCATATTCATCATATTCTTAGTGCTGCTCGTATGGATGATCTGCGTTAG ATCGTCCAAGAAACGCGAACCAAAGAAAACATTGACACCAGCTATTGACCAAAATGGTTCACAAGTGAACTTCTACTACGGTGCGCATACGCCGTACGCGGAATCAATCGCTCCATCTCACCACTCCACATACGCACATTACTATGACGACGAAGAAGATGGTTGGGAAATGCCCAATTTCTACAACGAGACATATATGAAAGAGAGCTTACACAACGGGATGAATGGAAAGATGAATAGCCTAGCGCGGTCCAACGCCAGCATCTATGGGACAAAGGAGGATCTCTATGACAGATTAAAAAGGCACGCATACCCTG ATAAGAGCGACAGCGACAGTGAGGGTCAGTAA